A stretch of Argiope bruennichi chromosome 10, qqArgBrue1.1, whole genome shotgun sequence DNA encodes these proteins:
- the LOC129988556 gene encoding uncharacterized protein LOC129988556 — MANSPSCSSTSPSTSTATTATDLQEADALSDDSGVDVKPQCRKPHERFLKFNHEPEMTTESSKRNKRKSSEPKKRKDVLLMKRFRWDSDEEDNVEDPRDVDDVFDAIERERPSSGDSGCQVATPTTNLPKAPEEKKKRSRQWRKPKVEKDAPVVKQETLLQTFRQSVIRKHDASSTSTLHSHSSTQDLQSTSVLSSSSGSCSLTTSHCLNGQICISPIGKSSEYDGIVGGSEESSCDPSGRTNRAVGRPRNYKSMSRQRRIEANARERTRVHTISAAFENLRRAVPAYAHNQKLSKLAILRIASAYIVALACLSEQDYSEEQSRPTLADCVEQCTRTIQAEGRSRRRTSKD, encoded by the coding sequence ATGGCCAACTCTCCGTCTTGTTCATCAACTAGTCCTTCCACTTCCACAGCAACCACTGCGACAGATCTCCAGGAAGCGGATGCTTTGAGTGATGACAGTGGGGTCGACGTGAAACCACAATGCAGGAAACCCCACGAAAGGTTCCTGAAATTCAACCACGAGCCAGAAATGACCACCGAATCCAGTAAGCGCAACAAACGGAAATCATCTGAACCCAAAAAAAGGAAAGACGTTCTCTTGATGAAAAGATTCAGATGGGACTCTGATGAGGAGGATAACGTGGAGGACCCTAGAGATGTGGATGACGTCTTCGATGCTATTGAGCGGGAGAGGCCCAGCAGTGGAGACAGTGGTTGCCAGGTTGCAACGCCGACAACGAATTTACCCAAAGCcccagaagaaaagaaaaagagatcCAGACAATGGAGGAAGCCCAAAGTGGAAAAAGATGCCCCTGTTGTCAAGCAAGAGACTCTCTTGCAAACGTTCAGACAGTCTGTGATCCGAAAGCACGATGCAAGTTCCACATCGACTTTACATAGTCATTCATCAACGCAAGATTTGCAATCCACTTCAGTTCTGTCATCGAGCTCTGGGAGCTGCTCTCTGACTACTTCGCATTGTTTGAATGGTCAAATCTGCATCTCTCCGATAGGGAAGTCAAGTGAATACGATGGGATTGTAGGGGGTTCCGAGGAGTCCAGCTGCGACCCATCGGGCAGGACTAACCGTGCGGTGGGAAGGCCGAGGAATTACAAAAGCATGAGCCGACAGCGGCGAATTGAAGCCAACGCTCGGGAAAGAACAAGAGTCCACACCATCAGTGCTGCTTTCGAAAATCTGCGGAGAGCCGTTCCAGCTTATGCACACAACCAGAAATTATCGAAGCTGGCCATTCTGAGGATCGCGAGTGCCTACATTGTGGCCCTGGCGTGTCTGAGTGAGCAGGATTACAGCGAAGAGCAGAGTCGGCCCACTCTAGCGGACTGTGTGGAACAGTGTACTAGAACCATACAAGCCGAGGGAAGGTCCAGGCGCAGAACATCGAAA